The following nucleotide sequence is from Mycobacterium sp. 3519A.
TCCGGTGTGGGCGCGGCTGGCCGAGGCGGGCGTTCCGGTCGGATTCCACCTGTCCGACAGTGGATATCTGGCGATCGCGGCGCTGTGGGGCGGCAAGTCGACCTTCGAAGGGTTCGGTAAGAAGGATCCGCTCGACCAGGTGCTGCTCGACGACCGCGCCATCCACGACACGATGGCCGCGATGATCGTCCATCAGGTGTTCACCAGGCACCCGAAGCTGAAGGTCGCCAGCATCGAGAACGGGTCCTACTTCGTCTACCGGTTGATCAAGCGGCTGAAGAAGGCCGCCAACACCGCGCCGTACCACTTCAAAGAGGACCCGGTCGAGCAGCTGCGCAACAATGTCTGGATCGCCCCGTATTACGAGGACGACGTGAAGTTGTTGGCCGACACCATCGGCGTCGACAAGATCCTGTTCGGTTCGGACTGGCCGCACGGTGAAGGGTTGGCCGACCCGATGTCCTTCACCGCGGACATCCCGCAGTTCCCGGAGTTCAGCGCGGAAGACACCCGGAAGGTGATGCGCGACAACGCCCTTGAGCTTCTCGGCGTCAAGGTCTCGGCCTAGTCTGCCCATGAGTGAGTGGACCATTGGCGCGGTACTGGACGCCATCGCGGAGACCGTTCCCGACCGGCTGATGACGGTCTGCGGCCAGCGGCGCAGCACGTTCGGCGAGTCGGCGGAGCGCACCCGTCGGCTGGCGAACTTCCTTGCCGCGCAGGGGTTTGGCGCCCACCGCGAGCGCTCGGAACTCGCGAACTGGGAATGCGGGCAGGACCGGGTTGCGCTCATCATGCACAACGATCTCTATCCCGACATGGTGATCGGCTGTCTGAAGGCCCGCACCGTCCCTGCCAACGTCAACTACAACTACACGCCGCGCGAGGTCGCCGAACTGCTGGACTATCTGCGGCCGCGCGCCGTCATCTATCACCGTTCGCTGGGCCCGAAGTTCGCCGACGTGCTGTCACCCGAGTCCGCGGAGCTGTTGATATCGGTCGACGACGGAAGTGGCGTCGCCGAACTGGCGGGTGCGACGACGCTGGAAGATGTGTTGGCTAACGGCGATTCGAACCAGGACATCACACCGTCGCCCGACGACGTGCTGATGGTGTGCACGGGTGGCACCACCGGACGACCCAAAGGCGTCATGTGGCGGCAGTGCGACAGCTACGTGGTGTCCATGAACGGCGCCGACCACGAATCCGTTGGCGAGATACACGACAAGGTGCGCCGCGGCGGGCAGCCGTGGTTCGCCGTTTCGCCGCTGATGCACGCGGCGGGTATGTGGACGGCGTTCGCGGCATTGCTGAACGGGCTACCGGTGGTGCTGTTTGACCAGACGAAATTCGACCCGCCCGCTGTGCTCGCGACCGCGCAGCGCGAGAAGGTCGCGATGATGACGATGGTCGGCGACGCGTATGCGGGGCCGCTGGTGGAGGAGCTGAGGCGGGGCTGCTACAACCTGTCGTCGATGTTCGCCATCGGCACTGGGGGAGCGGCGACGAACCCGAAATACCAACGGGCGCTGCTGGAATTGTTGCCGCAGATCACCCTGATCAACGGCTACGGATCATCGGAGACGGGAAACGTGGGCTTCGGCCGCAGTCAGCGGGGTGCGGAGAAGGACACCTTCGAGCTGCGCGACGGTGCGGTGGTGGTGTCCGAGGACTACAGCCGATTCCTGCAGCCCGGTGACGCGGAAATCGGCTATGTCGCGCGTGCGGGCCGCATCCCGCTCGGCTATTTCGACGACCAGGCCGCCACTGAGAAGACCTTCCCGATCGTCGAAGGACAGCGCGTCGTGATCTCGGGGGACCGCGGAGCGCTGACGACCGACGGCACGATGCGCCTGTTCGGCCGCGATTCGTTGATCGTCAACACCGGCGGGGAGAAGGTCTTCGTCGAGGAGGTCGAAGAGGTGCTGCGCGCACATCCCGCTGTGGCGGACGCGTTGGTGGTTGGCAGGCCCAGCGAACGGTGGGGCCAGGAAGTGGTCGCGGTGGTGGCGCTGCGCGACGCGGCAGACCACGCGCAGCTGCACGACCATTGCACCGCGCACCTCGCCCGGTTCAAGACCCCCAAGGAGTTCATCATCGTCGACCAGGTCCGTCGGCTCGGCAACGGCAAAGCCGACTACCGGTGGGCGAAAAGCACTGCGGCACAGAAAGCCATGGCATGACCCAGCGAGCCATCGACTGCCTCGTCAACGTGCATTTCGGTGAGACCGAGAAGCAGCCGACCTGGATGCTGAAGGTGCGCGACGACTACTTCAAGGGCCCGGAGTCGATGTTCGCACCCGTCGACATGGCCGAACTCATCGACGAGATGGATGAACAGGGTGTCGCGAAGGCTGTCCTGATGGACAACCTCGCCAAACCGTCGGTGACGGCGCGTAAGTTCGTCGAGGCGAAGCCGGACCGGTTCGCGTTGGCGATGGGCGGTGTCAACCTGCTGCGTCCGATACCGGCGCTTCGGGAACTCGCCGCGGTCGCCACCGATCTACCGGTCGTCTACGCCGTTGTCGGACCGAGCTTCTGGGCCGACGGGCAATATCCGCCCAGCGACGCGGTCTACTACCCGCTCTACACCAAGTGCGCCGAGATCGAACTGCCGTTGTGCGTCAACACCGGTATCCCGGGACCGCCGATCCCCGGCGAGGTGCAGAACCCGATCCACCTGGACCGGGTGTGCGTGCGGTTCCCTGAACTCAAGCTGTGCATGATTCACGGCGCAGATCCGTGGTGGGACATCGCGATCCGGCTGCTGATCAAGTATCAGAACCTGCGGCTGATGACGTCGGCGTGGTCGCCGAAGCGGCTACCCGAAAGCCTGCTGCACTACATGCGGACCCGCGGAGCCAACAAGGTGATCTACGCCTCGGACTGGCCGGTGCTCAAGATGCGTCGCGTCGTGCCCGAGGCGGTTGCGTTGGATCTGCCTGCTGAGGTGCTGGACAACTATCTGTACCGCAACGCGGACGAATTCTTCTTCGGTCGGACAAGGGAGCAGTGATGGACCGCTACGAACTCCGCAGAATCGACTACAGCCTCACGCCCGACCATGACGCGCTGCAGGCGGCGTACAAGGACTTCTTCAAGACGCACTGCCCGATCGAAACCGTCCGCGCCGCAGAGGAGTCCGGATTCGACAAGAGCCTGTGGGAACGGCTGTGCGCCATGGGCGCGACCACCATGGCGCTGCCGGAGGCCGTCGGCGGGGACGGGGCAACACTGGTCGACCTGACGCTGGTGGCCGAGGAGATCGGCCGCTCGCTGGCGCCGGTGCCGTGGATCGACCACGTGTGCGCGGCCCGGCTGTTGGCCCGCCTGGGCGCGCTGGAAGCCGACGTCGTCAACGGCAAGCAGCTGGCGGCGTTCGACCCGCAGCACGACAACGTGTCCGGGGTGCGGTTGCTTCCCACCGGTTCGATCGCCGACCACATCGTGGTGCGCGACGGCGAAGAGATCGTCCGGCTGACGTTCGGCACCCGGCCTGCCAAGGTCGACAACATCGGCCGCTTGCCGATGGCGTGGGTCGACCCGACCGCCGCCGACACCCGGACTGTGCTGGCCGGCGGCGCCGATGCGCTGGCGGAATATCAACGTGCACTGGACGAATGGCGGGTGCTCACCGCGGCGGCGCTGGTGGGTTTGGTCGAGGAGACGCTGAGCATCGCCGCCGAGTTCGCCAAGACCCGCTACACGCTCGGTGTTCCGATCTCGACCCTGCAGGGCATCTCGCACCCGCTGGCCAACATCGCGATCACCGTGCAGGGCGGCCGGAATCTGGCCCGTCGGGCGGCGTGGTTTTTGGACAACGAGCCTGACGAGCGGCCCGAACTCGCGCCATCGGCGTTCGTGTTCATGGCAGAGGAAGCATCGAAAGCCGCGACGATGTGTGTGCACGTCCAGGGTGGTCTCGGCGTGTCGGCGGAAGCGGCGGCGACGGCGTATCTGGTGCGCGCACGCGGATGGTCGTTGGCGGGCGGCGACCCAGGTGCAAGCGCGAAGTACATCGCGCAGATCGTCTCCGCTCGGGAAAGCAGGTAAGGGGCGCAATGGATTTCTCACGGGTTCAGCTGTCCGCCGACGACCAGGCCTTCCTCGAAGAGGCGCGCGATTTCCTGCGCACGCACGTGACCGAAGACGTCATCCGGCGCGACCGCGAGACGGGCGACAACTTCGACGAGGGCGTGCACCTCACACTCGGCGCCGCTGGGTATCTGGTCAAAGAGTGGAAGCCGGAGTCCGAGGGCGGCTTCAACCGTGTCCGCCGCCGCATCTGGGAACTGGAGAAACGCCGCGCGCACGTGCCATGGGTGACGTCAGGCACCACCGCGATGATCGCGAGATCGGTGGAGAAGTTCGGCTCACCGGAACTGAAGGCCGAGGTGATGCCCGGCGTGTTCAGCGGACACATCCGGCTGTGCCTCGGCTACACCGAGCCCGAAGGCGGTTCGGACGTCGCGACATGCAAGACCCGCGCGGTGCGCGACGGCGACAGCTGGATTATCAATGGTGCCAAGATGTTCACCACCGGCGCGCACAACTGCCAGTACGTGTTCCTGATCACCAACACCGACCCCGACGCGCCAAAGCACAAGAGCCTGACCATGTTTCTGGTCCCGCTCGACTCGCCAGGCGTCGAGATCCAGGGCATCCGGACGGTGGACGGCGACCGCACCAACATCGTCTACTACAGCGACGTCCGCGTCGACGACAAGTACCGGTTGGGTGAGGTCAACGACGGTTGGACGGTGGTGCGTGAACCGCTCAATGTCGAACACGGTGCGGTCGATGCCGCTCCGGACGGGCTCCAAGACGTGTCGATCATGATGCATCAGGCCGGTTTCATGGCGGCGGCAGTCGACAAGGCCGCGGCCAAGGTCGTCGAACCCGATCCCAACGGCCGCCGCCTGATCGACGACGCATCGGTGGCATATCGACTGGGCCGCAGCGTGGCCCGGATGGAAGCGTCGCTGTCGGCGTCGTCCATCTTCGGCCGGGTGGCGCTGGCGCAGACGATGCGCGACATCTCGCCGGACCTGATGGACATTCTGGGGACCGCGGCGTCGCTGCCCGTCGGCACCGATGGTGCCGCGGACGACGGGGCGGCGGAATACGTCTACCGATTCGCACCGCTGGTTGGCATCTACGGCGGCACCCTCGAGGTGTTCCGGAACATGATCGCGCAGTATGTGCTGGGGCTGGGCAAGCCGGCCTACGCACCGCCCGCGCAGAAGGTTTCGTAGAGCGAGCAGTCGCAAAATGTTCGAAATCGTCGGCGTGTCGGTGCATTTTGCGTCTGCTCGCGGGATCAAGTCGTCAGGATAGTCGCCGCGGCGGTGCCGGGCGCGCCGTACAACTGGGTGAATCCGACCTTCGGGTCACCGGGCACCTGGCGATCGCCCGCCTCGCCGCGCAGTTGCCGGACGATCTCGTGGATCTGCCGCAGCCCCGACGCGCCGATGGGTTCACCGTTGGCGATCAGCCCGCCGTCGGTGTTGACGGGCATCGCGCCGTGGATCTCGGTGGCGCCGTCGGCAAGCAGCTTCTCCTGTTCGCCGTCGGCGCAGAAGCCGCACTCGGCCATGTGGATGATCTCGGCGCCCGCATCGGTGTCCTGCAGTTGGATGACGTCGACGTCTTCGGGTGCGACGCCGGCCTTTTCAAACGCGGCCTTGGCCGCGTACACCGTCGGCGACACGTCTTCGTCGACGGGTGCGAACGTCGTGTTCACCTCGTAGGCACCGTATCGGCGGGTGCGGACCTCGACGGCTCGCAGGTATACCGGCTTCGCGGTGTAACGGCACGCGATGTCGGCCCGGCACATGACCACCGCGGCGGCGCCTTCGTCGGGCGCGCAGAACATGTACTGCGTGAGCGGATAGTTCAGCATCGTCGAGTTGAGGATGTCGTCCTCGGCGATGGGCTTGCGCCGGAATGCGTTCGGATTGAGCGCGCCGTTGCGGAAGTTCTTCGCAGCGACCTTGGCGAGGGTCTGCTGCGAGATGCCGTGATCGTTGAGATATCGGTTGGCCTTCATGCCGAAGAACTGTGTGGTGAGGTACTGGCCGTTCTCGGCGTACCAGCGGGGCATGCCGACCAGGGCCGGATCTTCGGTGAACGCGCCGCGGGGGTGCTTGTCGAGGCCGACGGCGATGCCGATGTCGTAGTCGCCCAACCGGATTCCGTCGGCGCACGCCTTGGCGGCGCTGGCCGCGGTGGCGCATGCGTTGAACACATTGGTGAAGGGGATGCCGGTCAACCCGACCATGCCGACGATCGCATCAGGGTTGGCGACCGTCCAACTGCCGCCGGTGGCGAACTGGATGTCGCTCCACTGCACACCGGCATCCGCGACGGCGGCGAAGATTGCGTCGACCCCCATCTGCATCGCCGACTTGCCCCCGAAGCGACCGAACGGGTGCAGGCCGACGCCGATGATGGCCACGTCGTTCATGCGAGTCCTTCCTCAGAGCCGCTGGAGACGTCAACTGTAACCATTACAGTATCAAGTCTGCGGATCGATGAGACTCCGGAGCCGCTCGGCGGGGAAGACGCACGCGCCTGCCTGTTGTACGCGGGCCGCCAGCGTGCGATCGGAAGTGGCGACGCAGACCTGTTCGGGATGGGCGTCGGCGCACACCAGTCGGACGATCTCGTCATCAGCCGAGTTCGGCGCGGGCCGTGGCGCGTGCCGAACTGCGACCACCGACGATTCGATCGGTGGCGACGGCGGCTGCTCGAACACCACGGTCACGTCGGCATGTTCGGTGGCCGCCCATTGCTCGAGCCGTTCCACCAGAGTCGCCATCGCGCGGCGGCGGTCTCGCCACCATCCGTCGGGCCGCGACCCGATCACGTTCATGCCGTCGACGATCCACCGCACTCACCCAGGCTAGGCCGCCTGACTGCCCGCGAACGTTCCTTACCGCTCGAAAAATCGTCGATTTTTGGAGCGGTAAGGAACGTTCGGCGAAAACTAGGCAATGGCGCCGGAGTTTTTGAGCTCCTCGATCCGGTCCCAGTCCATGCCCAGATCCATCAACACCAACTCGGTGTGCTCCGACGCCTGGGGAGCGCGCGTCGTCTCGAGCGGTTCGTGGTTGAACTGCACAGGCCCGCGAACGACCTTGAACGGTTTCCCGCCGTCACCCGCTTCGACTTCGACGATCATGTCGTTGGCGATCGCCTGCTCGTCGGTGGCGAGGTCGAGGAAGCTCTGGAACGGCGCCCACTGCCCCTTCATCGTCTTCAGGTGCTGACGCCAGTACTCGAACGGTTTGCTTCGGATCTGCTCGGCAATGAGTTCGACTGCAGCAGCGGCGTTCTCGATCAACGGAAGCACGTCGGAGAACCGCGGATCGTCGGCGAGTTCTCCAAGCCCGAGATGTTCGAACGCATCACGGATATAGCCGGTCGGGCTGACGATGCACAGGTTGATCGTGCCGCCGTCCGACGTCAGATAGTTGGCCATGAACGGGTTCACCGTCGGACCCGTCGCGCCCGGCATCACCGAGCGCATCGTCTCGCCGGTCTCCATGCCCTGGGTCATGCTGGCGCCGCCGGCCCACCAGGCAGTGCTCAACAGCGAAACGTCCAGTTCGACCGCCTCGCCGGTGCGGTCCCGGTGAAACAGCGCCGCTGAGATCCCGCCCGCGATGAACATGCCGCCGATCGAGTCGCCGAACGCTGGAATGCCTTGTGACAGCGCGCCTCCCAGCTCCTCGGGCGTCAACGCGTGGCCGACGCCGCTACGTGTCCAGAACGCGGTGCCGTCGAACCCTCCGGTGTCGCGTTCGGGCCCCTTGTCGCCGTATGCGCTGCCGCGGGCGTAGATGATGTTCGGATTCACCGCGCGGATGTGTTCGACGTCGAACTTGTTCTTCTGCCGCTGGGCGGGCATGTAGTTGGTCAGGAACACATCGGCGGTCTTGGCGATTTCGTAGAGCACCTCCTGACCGCCTGGCGTCGAGACGTCGATCCCGACGCTGCGCTTACCGCGATTGGGGTGCTCGATCAGCGGATGCCGATTCGGATCCAGTTGGAAGCCGCCCATGTTGATGAACCCGCGCTGGGTGTCGCCGCGCACCGGATGCTCCACTTTGATGACGTCTGCGCCCCAGTCGGCCAGGATCGCACCCGCCGCAGGGACGAACGTGAACTGCGCGACTTCGAGGACCCGCACGCCCTCCATCACCTTGATCAAGTGAAGCCTCTCCCTGGTCGTTGAAGTAACCTACTGTAATGGTTACAGTTGATCGTCCCGCGGGCTCCGATTGTACGAGGTGACAGGGTGAGCACCACCGAGAATCGAGTAGAACGGACCGAGACCAGCGTCGAGGTGGGCGCCCGTGCCGCGACGCGCGCGGAGTCGAGAATGCTGATCGACGGCGAACTGGTGCCCGCCGCCGCAGGCGAAGAGTTCGACAATCTCAGCCCCGCGACAGGACGGCTGCTCGGGCGCACCAGCGCCGCTGGACCGCACGATATGAACCGCGCCGTTGCCGCGGCGCGACGTGCCTTCGACGACACCGACTGGTCGACCAACCGCGCACTGCGTAAGCGCTGTCTGCAGCAACTGCAGAGCGCCATCGAAGCGGACAGGGAGGTTCTTCGGGAGGAACTGATCGCCGAGGTCGGCTGTCCGGTCATGACCACCCAATCCGCGCAACTGGATTGGCCGTTGGCCGAGGCTTTGCGCTATCCCGGCCGGCTGATCGACGAGTTCGAATGGGAGCGCAGGCTCGACGGCGGTGGGCTGTTCGGCGAGCGGAACGTGCGCACCGTCGTCAAGGAACCGGTGGGTGTCGTCGCCGCGATCACGCCGTCGAATTTCCCGATCGAGGTCATCCTCAACAAACTCGGCCCCGCGCTGGCCGCGGGGAATACGGTTGTGCTCAAGCCGGACCCGAACACACCGTGGAACGCCACCCGCCTCGGGCGTCTCATCGCCGAGTGCACCGATGTCCCGGCAGGCGTCGTCAACGTCGTGCCGACACCGTCGAACGAGGTGGCTGCGGCACTCGGCACCGACCCTCGTGTCGACATGGTCTCGTTCACCGGTTCGACTGCGGTCGGCAAATCACTGATGCGCCAGGGCGCCGACACGATGAAGCGGATGTTCCTCGAACTCGGCGGGAAGTCGGTGGCGATCGTCCTCGACGACGCGAACCCGGCGGCGATCCTTGGCGCGGCGATCGGCGTGTGCGTCCACGCCGGGCAAGCATGTGCGGCGACCACCAGGATGCTCGTGCACCGGTCGCTGTATGACGAGGCCGTCGCGACCATCACCGCCGCATACGCGGCCGTGCCCGTCGGCGACCCGCTGCAACCGGAAACACTTGTGGGACCGGTGATCAGCGCAGCCCAGCAGGACCGTGTGCTCACCGCGATCGACAACGCGCGCCGCGACGGCGCCGAGATAGCCGTCGGCGGTCGAGAGGTCACCGACCTGCCGGCACACCTGCGAGACGGTCACTTCGTGGCGCCGACCGTGATCGTCGGTGTGCCCAACGGCGCGGCGATCGCACAGGAAGAGGTCTTCGGCCCGGTGCTCATCGTGATGCCGTTCGACGACGACGAGGAAGCGGTGCGCATCGCCAACGACAGCCCGTACGGCCTTGCAGGCGCTGTGATGTCGCGGTCAACAGAGCGTGGGATGAGCATCGCGCGCCGTGTCCGCACCGGGTCGTTCGGCGTCAACGGCGGCATGTTCTACGGCGCTGACGCGCCATTCGGCGGCTACAAGAACAGCGGTGTCGGTCGGCAGTGCGGAATCGAGGGTTTCCAGCAGTATCTCGAGACCAAGACCATCGGTTGCCGAACGCCTCGAAAGGGTTAGGCCGCAACGTCGAACGTCACCGGGATCGCCGTCGGCGACCGGAACGGATGCCCCCATATCTGCGGGTCGTCATCGCCTGCCAAGCGGATGTCCGACAGTCGGGTCAGCAAGCCCTCCAACGCCACCCTGGTCTCCATCCGAGCCAGGTGCAGGCCCATGCAGGTGTGCTCACCGGCTGCAAAGGAGATGTGCGGCAGCCGCTTTCGGAAGATGTCGAAATCCTCCGACCGCTCCCATCGGCGTTCGTCCCGGTTCGCTGATCCGATCGCGACGTCGATCACCGCGCCTTTGGGTATGCGCACCCCCTCGACTTCGGTTTCCTCCGCGGCGTACCGCTGTACCACCGTCAACGGCGTCTCGTAGCGCAGCCCCTCTTCGATTGCGGGCGCGATCAACCCGTGGTCGGCCTGCACGGCGCGGAACTGCTCGGGATGGGTGAGCAACAAGAACAGCAGGTTGCCCGACGAGCGATAGGTGGTCTCGAGGCCCGCGGGCAGCAGCAGCCGCAAGAACGAGTAGATGGCCTCGTCGCTGAGCTTCTCGCCGTCGATCTCGGCGGTGACCAGATCACCGATGATGTCGTCCGTCGGTTTGGAGCGGCGCAACTCGATCTGTTGGAGGAAGTAGTCTTTCAGCGCCGCGGACGCCTCGAAGGCACGCTTGTACTTGACGGTGTAGCTGATCAATTCGACCGCGCGTTTACGGAACCAGGGCAGGTCTTCTTCCGGCAGGCCGAGCAGCT
It contains:
- a CDS encoding acyl-CoA synthetase, with protein sequence MSEWTIGAVLDAIAETVPDRLMTVCGQRRSTFGESAERTRRLANFLAAQGFGAHRERSELANWECGQDRVALIMHNDLYPDMVIGCLKARTVPANVNYNYTPREVAELLDYLRPRAVIYHRSLGPKFADVLSPESAELLISVDDGSGVAELAGATTLEDVLANGDSNQDITPSPDDVLMVCTGGTTGRPKGVMWRQCDSYVVSMNGADHESVGEIHDKVRRGGQPWFAVSPLMHAAGMWTAFAALLNGLPVVLFDQTKFDPPAVLATAQREKVAMMTMVGDAYAGPLVEELRRGCYNLSSMFAIGTGGAATNPKYQRALLELLPQITLINGYGSSETGNVGFGRSQRGAEKDTFELRDGAVVVSEDYSRFLQPGDAEIGYVARAGRIPLGYFDDQAATEKTFPIVEGQRVVISGDRGALTTDGTMRLFGRDSLIVNTGGEKVFVEEVEEVLRAHPAVADALVVGRPSERWGQEVVAVVALRDAADHAQLHDHCTAHLARFKTPKEFIIVDQVRRLGNGKADYRWAKSTAAQKAMA
- a CDS encoding amidohydrolase family protein; the protein is MTQRAIDCLVNVHFGETEKQPTWMLKVRDDYFKGPESMFAPVDMAELIDEMDEQGVAKAVLMDNLAKPSVTARKFVEAKPDRFALAMGGVNLLRPIPALRELAAVATDLPVVYAVVGPSFWADGQYPPSDAVYYPLYTKCAEIELPLCVNTGIPGPPIPGEVQNPIHLDRVCVRFPELKLCMIHGADPWWDIAIRLLIKYQNLRLMTSAWSPKRLPESLLHYMRTRGANKVIYASDWPVLKMRRVVPEAVALDLPAEVLDNYLYRNADEFFFGRTREQ
- a CDS encoding acyl-CoA dehydrogenase family protein; this encodes MDRYELRRIDYSLTPDHDALQAAYKDFFKTHCPIETVRAAEESGFDKSLWERLCAMGATTMALPEAVGGDGATLVDLTLVAEEIGRSLAPVPWIDHVCAARLLARLGALEADVVNGKQLAAFDPQHDNVSGVRLLPTGSIADHIVVRDGEEIVRLTFGTRPAKVDNIGRLPMAWVDPTAADTRTVLAGGADALAEYQRALDEWRVLTAAALVGLVEETLSIAAEFAKTRYTLGVPISTLQGISHPLANIAITVQGGRNLARRAAWFLDNEPDERPELAPSAFVFMAEEASKAATMCVHVQGGLGVSAEAAATAYLVRARGWSLAGGDPGASAKYIAQIVSARESR
- a CDS encoding acyl-CoA dehydrogenase family protein; its protein translation is MDFSRVQLSADDQAFLEEARDFLRTHVTEDVIRRDRETGDNFDEGVHLTLGAAGYLVKEWKPESEGGFNRVRRRIWELEKRRAHVPWVTSGTTAMIARSVEKFGSPELKAEVMPGVFSGHIRLCLGYTEPEGGSDVATCKTRAVRDGDSWIINGAKMFTTGAHNCQYVFLITNTDPDAPKHKSLTMFLVPLDSPGVEIQGIRTVDGDRTNIVYYSDVRVDDKYRLGEVNDGWTVVREPLNVEHGAVDAAPDGLQDVSIMMHQAGFMAAAVDKAAAKVVEPDPNGRRLIDDASVAYRLGRSVARMEASLSASSIFGRVALAQTMRDISPDLMDILGTAASLPVGTDGAADDGAAEYVYRFAPLVGIYGGTLEVFRNMIAQYVLGLGKPAYAPPAQKVS
- a CDS encoding thiolase family protein, with the protein product MNDVAIIGVGLHPFGRFGGKSAMQMGVDAIFAAVADAGVQWSDIQFATGGSWTVANPDAIVGMVGLTGIPFTNVFNACATAASAAKACADGIRLGDYDIGIAVGLDKHPRGAFTEDPALVGMPRWYAENGQYLTTQFFGMKANRYLNDHGISQQTLAKVAAKNFRNGALNPNAFRRKPIAEDDILNSTMLNYPLTQYMFCAPDEGAAAVVMCRADIACRYTAKPVYLRAVEVRTRRYGAYEVNTTFAPVDEDVSPTVYAAKAAFEKAGVAPEDVDVIQLQDTDAGAEIIHMAECGFCADGEQEKLLADGATEIHGAMPVNTDGGLIANGEPIGASGLRQIHEIVRQLRGEAGDRQVPGDPKVGFTQLYGAPGTAAATILTT
- a CDS encoding NYN domain-containing protein, whose translation is MRWIVDGMNVIGSRPDGWWRDRRRAMATLVERLEQWAATEHADVTVVFEQPPSPPIESSVVAVRHAPRPAPNSADDEIVRLVCADAHPEQVCVATSDRTLAARVQQAGACVFPAERLRSLIDPQT
- a CDS encoding CaiB/BaiF CoA-transferase family protein, producing the protein MEGVRVLEVAQFTFVPAAGAILADWGADVIKVEHPVRGDTQRGFINMGGFQLDPNRHPLIEHPNRGKRSVGIDVSTPGGQEVLYEIAKTADVFLTNYMPAQRQKNKFDVEHIRAVNPNIIYARGSAYGDKGPERDTGGFDGTAFWTRSGVGHALTPEELGGALSQGIPAFGDSIGGMFIAGGISAALFHRDRTGEAVELDVSLLSTAWWAGGASMTQGMETGETMRSVMPGATGPTVNPFMANYLTSDGGTINLCIVSPTGYIRDAFEHLGLGELADDPRFSDVLPLIENAAAAVELIAEQIRSKPFEYWRQHLKTMKGQWAPFQSFLDLATDEQAIANDMIVEVEAGDGGKPFKVVRGPVQFNHEPLETTRAPQASEHTELVLMDLGMDWDRIEELKNSGAIA
- a CDS encoding aldehyde dehydrogenase family protein yields the protein MLIDGELVPAAAGEEFDNLSPATGRLLGRTSAAGPHDMNRAVAAARRAFDDTDWSTNRALRKRCLQQLQSAIEADREVLREELIAEVGCPVMTTQSAQLDWPLAEALRYPGRLIDEFEWERRLDGGGLFGERNVRTVVKEPVGVVAAITPSNFPIEVILNKLGPALAAGNTVVLKPDPNTPWNATRLGRLIAECTDVPAGVVNVVPTPSNEVAAALGTDPRVDMVSFTGSTAVGKSLMRQGADTMKRMFLELGGKSVAIVLDDANPAAILGAAIGVCVHAGQACAATTRMLVHRSLYDEAVATITAAYAAVPVGDPLQPETLVGPVISAAQQDRVLTAIDNARRDGAEIAVGGREVTDLPAHLRDGHFVAPTVIVGVPNGAAIAQEEVFGPVLIVMPFDDDEEAVRIANDSPYGLAGAVMSRSTERGMSIARRVRTGSFGVNGGMFYGADAPFGGYKNSGVGRQCGIEGFQQYLETKTIGCRTPRKG
- a CDS encoding cytochrome P450 produces the protein MESPVHDETFDLLRDPYPLFAERRHGPGVFKGSVMDWSKTPESMMPEQLYAAMSFDAVNRVFRDGKVFNSHIYDSTIGLFIGPTILAMEGKTHWQHRNLVSAAFKSKSLLRWEPEIVRPVVHQLIDEFIEAGAADLVRDFTMEFPTRVISKLLGLPEEDLPWFRKRAVELISYTVKYKRAFEASAALKDYFLQQIELRRSKPTDDIIGDLVTAEIDGEKLSDEAIYSFLRLLLPAGLETTYRSSGNLLFLLLTHPEQFRAVQADHGLIAPAIEEGLRYETPLTVVQRYAAEETEVEGVRIPKGAVIDVAIGSANRDERRWERSEDFDIFRKRLPHISFAAGEHTCMGLHLARMETRVALEGLLTRLSDIRLAGDDDPQIWGHPFRSPTAIPVTFDVAA